The Aeromonas jandaei genomic interval GCGGTTTTGCTACCGGGGTATCTCTGGTGCGGGCCCAGTGGGAAGCCGAGGGGCGAGCCAAACAGGATAGCCTCAACACAGTGCTTTATGACGGTTCCCGTTTCTATCTGACAACACCGACCGATACCCAGATCAGCAATGGCGAGTTATCGCCAGGTTATCCGATGGATACCGCGGCTGGCGGCACTCCCGATGTGGATCCTGCCAATCTGACTGCGGAGCGGTGTCTGAAAATTTGGGAGGGGTTGCTGCAAAACCCGCCCAAGGCTACGGCCAGCTTCAGTGAAGTGCGCGGTAGTGGTAATGACCTGAAATACTATGCCACCGTGAGCAGTAATGGACTGGATTCGGTCTGCCGCTACTATCTGGTCAATAGTTTAAGTAAGGGCAGCGATGGCAAGTATCAGGATCCGCAAGGCAGTACTGATGCATTTATGAGTTTCAGTTACCGTCCGGCCTCCGGTCAGGTGACCACCAACATTAATTGACAGAGGAAAGTGCAATGAAAAAACAGGCGGGTTTTACCCTGATCGAACTGGTTATCGTGATCATTATTCTGGGTATTCTGGCAGTGACTGCCGCACCCAAGTTCCTGAATCTGCAGGATGATGCTCGTAAGGCTGCTGCTGATGGTGTTAAAGCGTCACTGCAGAGTGCTTCACAAATGGTTTATAGCAAAGCAGCTATTCAAGGAATTGAGTCAACTTCAGGGGCTGTCTCAATTGCAGGTACCACTGTTAACACTATTTATGGTTATCCAACCACTACTGATGTTGACAAGACTGTTACTCTGGACGGTTGGGCAGTTGTGTCAGGTACTCCTGGTACTTTCAAGCCTAATGATCAAGCCAATGGCAAGTGCTCGGTCACTTACACTCAACCTGGTGCTGCTGGAAGTGCACCAAGCATTGCCGTAGCCACTGATTGCGGTAAATAAAACATTTTGGGGAGGGGAAACCCTCCCATTTTTAGTCGGAGTATCAGTGTCCAAAATACGAGGCTTTACCCTTATCGAGCTCGTAATGGTGATCCTGTTACTCGGGATTCTGGCCGCCTTTGCCATGCCCAAATGGCTGGGCAAAGGCGGCTTTGAAACTCAAAGTTTGCGTGATGAGTTGCTGACCCGGCTGCGCTTGGTGCAAACCGTCAATATGCATGAGCCTGCCAACCGCTGTACCCAGCTGGTGGTCGATGCATCCAGTTTTGCTCATATTACCCAGGCTGTTGCCGGCGGGGGTTGTCCTGCCCCCGGCGCTATTGCCAGCTGGAGTGGCAATCAACGCACCCGTGGTCGTCCGGTCACGCCTTCTGCCGGTATGACTATCTCCCTTAATAACAGCAGTAGCTTTGTGCTCCGTTTCGATCAGATGGGACGGCCAATCGGGGTTTGCAGTGCGGGATGTACCCTGCAGGTAAGCGATGGTCGTGAGACGGGGACAATCAGGATCGAGTCAGAGGGCTATATCCATGAGAGCCCCTGAACGCGGTTTTACCCTGATCGAGCTGATCGTCGGCATAGTGCTGCTGGCGGTGGCGCTGACCGGCATTCTCGGTTTACTCATCAATCAGGCGCCGCAGGCGGTTGATCCGGTGCAGCAGGTGCGTGCCGCCCAGTTGGCCCAGCGCCTGACTGGCGAGATCCTGCAAAAGTCGTTTGATGAGCAGTCGGATCATAATGGCGGGCGTTATCGCTGTGGCGAACAGGTTGCCGGTGTGACGATTGCACCCTGTTCAGGCAGTTATGGTTCTGATGGTGAACCGGCGCCTTATGCCTACAACGATGTGGATGACTTCGATACGGCAGGCAACTGGCGGGATGCCAGCTGGTTTACCCAGACTTCGTCAGGTATCGGCAGCGATGAGTATCGCAACTATCAGGTCAAAATCGCTGTCAGTGCCGTTGATTTCAGCGATGGCACCTTCAAGAGCTGCACGGCCCCCTGCTCGGTAGGCAAGCGCATCGATCTGCAGGTTCGCCTGCCCAATCAGAGCGTGCTCGATTTCTCCTTCTATCGGGGGAATTACTGATGGGCAGGGTCATTCAACGGAACGATCGCGCTGCCCTAACCGCCTTGTGCTCAGCCAGCGGTTTTACTCTGGTCGAGCTGGTGATGGTGATTCTGCTGCTCGGGATCATGGCGACCTTTACCAGCCAGTTTATCGGTATCGGCACCCAAATCTATGGCGATGCCAGCAGTCGTGAGCAGCTGATGAGCGATGCCCGTTTCGCCATGGAGCGGCTAAACCGCGAGCTGCGCAATGCGGTGCCCGGTTCTGAGCGGATCGAGACTGCGGGCGGCCTCTGGGTTGATTCCGGTGCCTGTCTGCGCTTCTGGCCCATCAGCACCTCCAGCCGCTACCTTGCCCTGAACAAAACGGTATCTGGCAGCAGCTCCACGCTGGAGCTGGTGATGGCAACGCCTGCCGCCGCGACGGCTCCCCTGAGCACTGATGCGACCGCGGTCAAAGTCGGTGATCTGATGGTGGTCTTTCCGTTACCCAATTCCAGTGCAAGTTCCCTGAGCAGTGGTTGTGATTACGGGCGCTGCGTGGCCAACGTCACAGCAGTGCAGACTCCGGTATCCGGTGCACAATCCATCCGCTATACCAGTGCCGAGAGTCTGGCTGGCCTTTCGCCGGGGAGCCGGGTTTATTTTGCCAATCAACAGGTTCGCTATTGCGTAGAGGGCAACACGATCACTCGGGCAAGTGCTGCCATCAGTGCATCCTTGCCTGCCACCGGCGTGTTGATGGCCGATTCTCTTGCTTCCGGCAATTTCTATCGGGAAGCCTCAGCCTTCAACGCGGAAGGGGAGTTTGGCATGCGCTTCGTATTCGAGCGCAAGGGGGAGTCGGTTACGTTCAATCACAAGATCGAGGTGCTCAATGTCCCTTGATGCGCACTCACCCAGAGGAATGCGGGGGAGCGCCCTGATGATCGCGCTCTTCGTCATTGTGGTCATGGCACTGCTGGCTGCGGCCATGGGCCGTTTTCTGGTCGACAGCGGCGAGAAGAATACGGTGGAGGTGCGCAGCGTGCGGGCCCTGCTGGCGGCACAGAGCGGGCTGGAAGTGGCGCTCTATCGGTTGTTTCCCAATCGTACTCTCGTCCAGCCGGCTCCTCCCGCATTGTGCCCGGCAACCACTACAGTCAACTTTACCGCCAACCCCGGGCTTGCGGGGTGTCAGGCTGTGGTGCGTTGCGGCAGTGTGCCGGTAACTTACAACGGAACCGTGACCAACGGCTATCGACTGGAGAGTGTTGGTACATGCGGAACAAGTGACCTCACCTCGGACAGCCCTGATTTTATGGTGAGCAGAACCGTGATGGTGGAAGCTTTTGATGGAGGCTGATGATGCGATGGCTCTGGGCGCTGGTTTTTTTCACTAGCCAGGTATGGGCATTTGATCCCATTGATACCGGTTTACTTTTTCCTGCTGTGGTGCAAGGACACCATGGCAACAATAGTGATGCCTGTCATCAGGTAAACGGCTATCAACTGACTCAATTCAACAACGCCAAGATCAATGGCACTGGCGGTCAGCAGATCAATTTTTGTTCTATCCAGCCGGACCCGAATAATACGCCTCGTTGTGATGATGGGGCCGGTGGATACAAAGTTTGTAGCATCACCGGTAGTGATATTCGCGGTCTGGCTTTGAATGGCAATAATGCGTTTCTTGCCACCACTTCCAATACGAGCCAGAGTTGTTTCTCTGGTTCGCAAACTGCATCGAGTGCAGCTTATGGCTCCATGACAGTCGAAAATTGCATCATGACTTTCCCTAGCCGCAGTACCTACCAAATCAGAAACCTGACGGTGCGCAACAATGCGACTCTGGTATTGGGTGATGGGGATTATTTCATCGACAAGCTGGCTATAGATAATGGAACTATCCGCCTGTCAGGTAGTGGCACTACCCGGATCTTCGTGAATCAGGATGTGACATTACTGAATACTGTCAGTATCAACGCGAATAATCAGGGCAGCCTCATCTGGGTTAACTACAACAACATGGTGATAGACAATGCCACCACGTTTTATGGTTACCTCTACACTGATGGTCTGCTCACTATGAATAACAGCGCCACCATTTACGGTCGGGTGACGGCTGGCTATTTGAAGATGGATGCACAATCCAGTATCAACCAAGCTGTACTGGCCCCTATGCTGACCTGTTTTGCTGACGGATTTGACAGTGCTCAGATCAATCCTGACAACTGGGTCGTGGCTCAGCGTAACAGCAGTACCTTGCCATCGGTGCAAAATGGCCGTTTGCGTCTCACTCAAAATGTTACCAACCAGGCAACTTCCGCTACATTCCAGCGGCTCTTCCCGGGAGCCGGCAACCTGGTCACAGTTGAGTTCGATCAATATGCCTACAAGACCTCTGGGACGAGCGGGGCTGACGGTATGGCGGTGGTGCTCTCCGACGCAACGCTGACGCCGCAGCCGGGCGCTTTTGGTGGCCCGCTTGGCTATGGCTACAAAACCGGGTTTAGCGGTTTTGCAGGTGGTTGGCTCGGGGTCGGGCTTGACGAATATGGTAACTACGCTAACGAAGGAGGGGATTATAATCCCGGCTCCCGGCCACAAGCTGTTTCGATACGAGGGTCGGGCTCAGGTTATTCTGGCTATCGCTATCTTTCTGGCACCAGTAGCTATCTCAGCCCCTCGGTGGATAGTGGCACCAACAGTAATCGTTCCCATCGCTATCGCATCACGGTTGACTCTCGCACCAGTGGGCAGTCTCTGGTCAAAGTCGAGCGTGATACCGGTGGGGGGTACAATACACTGATCAGTCCTATCAATATGCTGAGCCAGACCGGTCAAACAGCGGTGCCCAGCAACTTCCTTCTCTCTCTGACTGGCTCAACCGGTTCAGTAACCAACTATCACGAGATAGATAATTTCCAGATCTGCGCTCTGCGCTCCAATCCGATCGGGGTGCAGATTGACCATTTCCAGCTTGATCACTCCGGTCAGCCGCTGACCTGCAATCCCGAAACCGTGACGGTTAAAGCGTGCGCCGATGCCGCTTGTAGCACACTTATCCAAGACCCGGTGACTGCGACCCTGAGTCTTACCCCTACTTCTGCCAGCAATGGCTGGATTGGTGGCAATACTGTGACCTTTAGTGGCGGCTCGACCACGGTGCAGTTGCGTAATAACACGACGACAGCAGTTACTATCGGCGTTTCTGGTTCGAATCCCACGACCAAGCCATTCAGCACCACCTTGTGCAAGGCCGGGGCCGGGGCTCCCAGTGCGGCAGCCTGCACCCTGAATTTTGCCGACAGCGGCTTCTTCTTCGATGTGCCGGACACCTACTCCAATCAGCCGCAGACGGTTACCATCAAGGCGGTCAAAAAGAGTGATGTGACCAAGCTGTGTGTGCCGGGCTTTGCCAGTCAGACCAAGAGCGTCAAGTTCTGGAGCAGCTATATCAGCCCCACCAGTAACCCTTACAGCAGCAAGATGAGCGTTAACAACAGTGTGATTGGAGCCAGTCAGGGGGCTGCAACGCCGCTCTCCCTCGCATTTGATTCGCAGGGGCAGTCGACCATCACGGTTAATTATCCGGATGCGGGCAAGGTGCAACTGGATGCCCGTTATGATGGCACCGGCAATGAAGCCGGTCTGGTGATGCTAGGTGCGGATCAGTTTGTGGCGCGCCCGGTCGGTCTTTGCATTACGCCCCCGCAAGGGGTCTGCGCGGCAGGTGATAGCAGTTGTCCGGTATTCAAAAAAGCAGGGGAAACGTTTCAGATAGATATCAAGGCGATGGCCTGGGAATCCGCCAATGATGGGGATATCTGCGTAGGGAATCAGACTACGCCCAACTTTGTGCTGAGTGGCATTGGTTTGGGTAGCACCTTGGTGGCACCAAGCCCGGGCTCCAATGCCGCGCTGGGTATTACCACCTATAACCACGTTGCAGCGACCAACAGTGTCAATACCATTGGCCAGACGGTGAGCGAGGTGGGGGTGTTCGGGATGACGGCAACGCCACCGAAGGCAACGCCGCCAGAGGGGAGCGCTGTATCTACGGGCTATTTCGGCTATACCATCCCTCCCGCCAGCAGCCTGCCGGTGGGACGCTTCGTACCCTGGGATTACAGTTTGAGTAATGGTTTTATCACGCCTGCCTGCAATGCCTTTACATACATGAGTCAGCCCTTTGCCAGCGGTTTTGTCCTCACTGCGCGCAATCTGCAGAAAGGGACGACACAGAACTATAAGGGGGCATTTGCTAAAGGTGTTGCCGAGATGGTGGCCGCTAATGCTCTGGATGGGGTCGCGCGTGACCAGCGTATTACACTGTCGCCCTCGCTCAGTTGGGCAAGTGGCGTCGCCAGTATAAATCAGCAGTCGCCTTTCGGGCTGAATACCCGCTTTGATCGTGCGACGAGTCCAGAAGCGCCTTTTGCCACGTTAAGCTTTGGTATCAAAGTTGATGATAAGGATGGCGGCAATACACTGTTGGCTAATCCAAATATGAATACTGCTGTAGCTGGAGCATGTTCCGGCGCAGGGTGTAATGCGGTGCTGCTGGGAACTCAAAAACTGTTGTACGGCCGGCTGATGGCGGGCACTGCGGCAGGTCTTGCATCGGCGGATCTGCCGGTGCCATTGCAGCTGCAATATTACGAAGCGGGCAACTGGGTGTTAAACAAGCTGGATCAGTGCACTCTGCTATCCCTTGCTGGTCAGGGGATTGCGTTCCTCAATCCAAGTCACTCGTTTGATGCGACAACCAGCAGCCTCAATCTGGGAACCGGGCGTACCATCAAACTGGGGCTGGGCAGCACACTTCCCGGTGCTATGTCGGGTACGGCAAAAGATGGCGAGATCCTGTTCCAGTTTGCCAGACCCGGGATCGCAGTACGTATTCCCTACAAGGTGAACCTGGCGAAGCAACCCTCATCACCGCTCTGGCTCTCTGATCCGCTGACCCTGCAAGGGGAGGCCATCTTCGGTTCGACCCGCGGTAATGACAGAATTATCTATCGCCGTGAAATATTGCGTTGAAGTGCCACAACTGGGGGTGAGGAGCATCTTCTCCCCCCAACACCCTGTTTATGAGGGCTGGCAAGCCTGAGCAAGTGAGTAATGACTCGCACTTTTGTCGCGCTTGATTGATTGGCGACAGTTTGAGCGCTTGCCCATTGGGGTGGGCATTGGTAAAGTTAGCCGGTTTTCTGCACCTCCAAATTCTTAGGATTTCCCGTAGCCATGTTCAAAAAGCTCAGAGGCGTCTTTTCCAACGATCTGTCGATCGATTTGGGAACTGCCAACACCCTGATCTATGTAAAAGATCAAGGGATCGTCCTTAACGAACCCTCAGTTGTCGCCATTCGCCAAGAGCGCGGGAACGCCAAATCGGTCGCTGCTGTCGGTCATGCCGCCAAGCAGATGCTGGGCCGTACCCCGGGCAACATCTCCGCGATCCGCCCGATGAAAGACGGCGTGATTGCCGATTTTTACGTGACCGAGAAGATGCTGCAGCACTTCATCAAGCAGGTTCACGACAACAACTATTTCCGCCCCAGCCCGCGTGTGCTGGTGTGTGTACCGTGTGGCTCCACTCAGGTTGAGCGTCGCGCCATCAAGGAATCCGCTCTGGGTGCCGGTGCCCGCGAGGTTTACCTGATCGATGAGCCTATGGCCGCTGCCATCGGTGCCGGCCTGCCGGTCTCCGAAGCGACCGGTTCCATGGTGGTTGATATCGGTGGTGGTACTACCGAAGTGGCCATCATCTCCCTGAACGGTGTGGTTTACTCCCAGTCTGTCCGTATTGGTGGCGACAAGTTTGACGAAGCGATCATCAGCTACGTTCGTCGCAACTACGGTAGCCTGATCGGTGAAGCTACTGCCGAGCGCATCAAGCACGAGATCGGCTCCGCCTACCCGGGCGAAGAGGTGCGCGAGATCGAAGTTCGTGGTCGCAACCTGGCTGAAGGTGTGCCGCGCAGCTTTACCCTCAACTCCAACGAGATCCTGGAAGCGCTGCAAGAGCCGCTGTCCGGTATCGTGGCTGCCGTGATGGTGGCGCTGGAGCAGTCTCCGCCGGAACTGGCCTCCGACATCTCCGAGCGCGGCATGGTGCTGACCGGCGGTGGTGCGCTGCTGAAAGATATCGACCGTCTGCTGATGGAAGAGACCGGTATCCCCGTCGTCGTTGCCGAAGATCCCCTCACCTGTGTGGCCCGTGGCGGCGGCAAGGCGCTGGAGCTGATCGATATGCACGGTGGCGATCTGTTCCACTACGAATAAGACCCAAAGCCGGCCAGCGTGCCGGCTCTTTTTTGACGACCCATGAAACCCATTTTTGGTAGAGGCCCTTCGCTTCAGTTACGGTTGTTTCTCGCCGTCATCATCTCCATTGCTGCCATCGTCGCGGATTCCCGCTTCGGTGTGTTCAGCCACGTCCGCGTCTACCTCAGTTCGTTAGTCAGTCCGCTGCAGTACATGGCCAATGCGCCCGGCACCCTGCTCGACACCATGTCGACCCAGGTGCAGACCCGCGCCGATCTCATCGAGCAGACCAAGCAGCAGGAGCAGCAACTGTTCACCCTGCGCGCCCGTCTGCTCAAAATGGATCAGCTGGAGCACGAGAACCAGCGGCTGCGTGAGCTGCTCGGTTCGCCGGTACACAAAGAGTCCCGCAAGATGGTGGCCGAGCTGCTGTCGGTGGACTCCGACCCCTTCAGCCATCAGGTGCTGATCAACAAGGGGGCGCTGGATGGCGTCTACAACGGCCAGGCAGTGATCAACGATCAGGGTGTGATTGGTCAGGTGCTCCATGTGGGCTCCACCACCAGTCGCGTGCTGCTGATCACCGACTCCAGCCACGGCATTCCGGTGCGGGTGCTGCGCAACGATTTGCGCGCCATCGCTTCCGGCAGTGGCGAACTCGACAAGCTGGAGCTGCGCAACCTGCCGCGCAACACCGATATTCAGGTGGGTGATCTGCTGGTCACCTCCGGTCTTGGTGGACGCTTCCCGGAAGGTTATCCGGTGGCGACCGTGACCCGCTCCGAGTATGTGGAGGGCAAGCCCTTCGCCCAGATCGAGGCCAAACCGCTGGTCGAACTGGATCGGTTGCGCTATCTGCTGCTGCTGTGAACCGACAAGAAGCCCGAGGTAAATGACAAGGATGGCGAACGCCCGGCCCCCGCTGCCGCTGCGTCCGCCGCAGGAGCCACTCGCTGATGCTGCAACCCGCCAGTGGCAGGATCTGGATCTGGATCTCGATCCTGCTGGCTTTAAGCCTGTCGATCCTGCCGCTTCCCTTTGAATTTGATCCATTCCGTCCGGACTGGCTGGCCATGGTGCTCATCTACTGGGCACTGGCGTTGCCGCACCGGACCAACGTCGGTACCGCCTGGGTGGCCGGTCTGCTGCTGGATGTGCTGCTTGGCAGCACCCTCGGCGTGCGCGCCATGGCGATGGCCATCACCACCTATCTGGCGGCCTTCCAGTTCCAGAAGATCCGCAACTTCTCCCTCTGGCAGCAGGCGCTGATCATCGGCTGCCTCTCGCTGGTGGGCAAACTGACGGTCTTCTGGGCCGAGCACCTGTTTAGCCGGGCCAGCCTCAACTTCGCCTACTTTTGGTCGACGTTGACGACGATGCTAATATGGCCCTGGGTGTTTCTGGTGTTGCGCAAAGTGCGGCGCCGCTTCAATATCAGGTAAATATGAGCAAAAACAACGAACTGCAACTCTATCTTGCGTCGGGTTCTCCCCGTCGTCGCGAACTGCTGACCCAGCTTGGCTACCGTTTCGAGGTGCTGAAACTCGATGTGCCCGAGCAACGGGAAGAGGGCGAAAAGGCGCAGGATTATGTCTGCCGTCTCGCCCGCGACAAGGCGATGGCCGGTGTGGCCATCGCGCCTGACGCATTGCCGGTGCTGGGCGCCGACACCATAGTGGTGCTGGGCGACAGAGTGCTGGAGAAACCTTCCGATCTGCTCGATGCCAAAGACATGCTGGAGGCGCTCTCCGGCAAGGTACATCAGGTGATGACGGCGGTGGCGCTGGCCAGCAAGGATCGTTGTGACGTGCGACTGGTCACCACCAACGTGGCATTTCGCAAGCTGGACGAGGCCGAAATCGAGGCCTACTGGCAGACCGGCGAGCCCTGTGACAAGGCCGGGGCCTACGGCATTCAGGGTATTGCTGGCAAGTTCGTCAGCCGTATCGAGGGGAGCTACAGCGCCGTGGTCGGCCTGCCCCTGCTGGAAACGGATCTGCTGATCAAGCATCATCTGGAACAGCTCAGGTAATTTCCCGTCAGCTGTGCTGCTGCGTTCGTCCTTGCGCGCGTTGTACCGGATTGGCTGTATAAGAATTCAAAACTGGAACAGGCAAGGTTACTTATGTCGGTAGAACTGCTGGTTAACGTTACCCCCTCCGAAACCCGGGTCGCCCTGGTCGAAAACGGTCTGCTGCAGGAAGTGCACGTAGAGCGTCAGGCCAAGCGCGGCATTGTCGGCAACATCTACAAAGGCAAGATCAGCCGGGTACTCCCGGGCATGCAGGCGGCCTTCGTCGATATCGGCATGGACAAGGCGGCCTTTTTGCACGCCTCCGATATCGTCCCCCACACCGAGTGTGTGGCGGTGAAGGAGAAGGAGCAGTTTCAGGTCGGCAACATCGCCGAGCTGGTGCGTCAGGGGCAGGACATCATGGTGCAGGTGGTGAAAGATCCGCTGGGTACCAAGGGGGCCCGTCTCACCACCGACATTACCCTGCCATCCCGCTATCTGGTCTTTATGCCGGGCAGTGCCCACGTCGGCGTCTCCCAGCGTATCGAGTCCGAAGCCGAGCGCGAGCGCCTCAAGCGCACCGTGGCCGGCTATGTGGATGAGCTGGGCGGTTACATCATCCGCACCGCCGCCGAAGGGGTGGGGGAGCAGGAGCTGGAGCAGGATGCCGCATTCCTGAAACGACTGTGGCGCAAGATCCTCGAGCGCAAGCAGAAGTATCCCCCCTGCAAGATCCTCTACGAGGATCCCAGTCTGGCATTCCGGGTGGTGCGCGACTTTGTCGGTGCCGAGCTCGACAAGATCCGCGTTGACTCCCGCCAGAGCTTCGATCAGCTCAAGCGCTTCACCGAGGAGTACGTGCCGGAGCTGGCCAGCAAGCTGGAGTACTACCCCGGCGAGTCGCCCATCTTCGATCTCTACGATGTGGAGAACGAGATCCAGCGGGCGCTGGAGCGCAAGGTAGAGCTCAAATCCGGCGGTTACCTCATCATCGACCAGACCGAAGCCATGACCACGGTGGATATCAACACCGGCGCCTTTGTCGGCCATCGCAATCTGGAAGAGACCATCTTCAATACCAACGTCGAGGCGACGGCGGCCATCGCCCGTCACCTGCGCCTGCGCAACCTTGGCGGCATTATCATCATCGACTTCATCGACATGCAGTCCGAGGATCACCGCCGCCGGGTGCTGCACAGTCTGGAGCAGGCGCTGTCAAAGGATCGTGCCAAGACCAACGTCAACGGCTTCTCCCAGCTCGGTCTGGTGGAGATGACCCGCAAGCGCACCCGCGAAAGTCTGGAGCATGTGCTCTGCTCCGAGTGCCCCGAGTGCAAGGGGCGTGGCCGGGTCAAGACGGTGGAGTCGGTCTGCTTCGAGATCCTGCGGGAGATCATCCGGGTCAATCGAGCCTACGATGCGGATCAGTTCACCGTCTATGCCGCACCTGCGGTGGCCGATTACCTCCATGGCGAGGAGTCCCACAGTCTGGCGGAGCTGGAAGTGTTTATCGGCAAGCAGGTGCGGGTGGTGAGCGAACCCCTCTGCGGTCAGGAGCAGTTCGACGTGGTGATGATGTAATTGGTCTATCGCTGGCTGAGTCGGGGCTGGTTGGCCCTGGGGGTTCTGTTCGTACTGCTGGCCATGCTGGTCACGCTGGTACGGGTCGGAGGCCCTTTGCTGAATCAGTACCGGGAGAGCCTTATCAACTCTCTGCTCGGCGATTCGCAAATCAAGGTCAGTGTTGATCAGATTGGGCTGAGCTGGACACAGTCCGGCCCGGCCCTCGAGCTGCAACAGCTCGCTGTCGCCCCCGACTCCAGGCGCTATACCATCAAGCTCGGCAAGGCCTGGGTTCATCTCGATTTCTGGCGTACCCTCAACCAGCTCAAGCCGGTCTTTGGCGAGCTGATCCTGAGCGATGGCGATATCACTCTCGACTTCAGCCAACCGGCTGACGACAGCCCCTCCGGCGATCCCCAGCAGGGAGCCCTGCTGCGCTTTCTGCTGACCCAGCTCTCCACCTTCGATGTGCACGATACCCGCCTCAGCATCACTACTGCGCTCGGCGACATGCGGGCACTCGATATCGCCCATCTGCGCTGGCAGAACCGTGGCAAGCGCCATCAGGGGGTCGGCAAGGCCTATCTCATTAACGGGGTGGGCGAGAGCACCCTTGACCTGATCCTCGATGTTGAAGCTCCGGAAGCGCGTCTCGATCGCCTCAAGGGGCAGCTCTATCTTGGCGCCAACCGCCTCGATATCAGCCCCATGCTGGCGCGGATCCACGCTGGCGAGCCGACCATCACCGGTCTGCTCGACTTTCAGCTCTGGAGCGATTTCGCCAACGGTCAGCTGGGCAACACCCTGCTGGCATTCGGATCCAACTACCTGATCTGGAAGGATCCCAAGAACGGGGATATGCACCGTTTCGGCCTCGATGGCGGCAAGATCCAGCTACGCCGGGACGGCACCGACTGGCAACTGGCGAGCCACAACGTCACCTTCAAGCTGGACGGCAAACCCTGGTTGCAGAGCCGGCTGCAGTTGGAGCGGATCGGGGGTCGGGTGCAGGGCTATCTGCCCAGCATAGAGTTCGACAAGATTACCCAGATGAGTCAGCTGGTCTCGGCACTCTACCCGACGCTCTGCGAGACCCTGCGCCAGACCAATCCGCAGGGCTCGGTGCAGGATCTGACGCTACTGGCCAATGCCAATTGGCAGGATCTCTCCCTCAGTGGTCGTTTCAGCAAGGTGCGCCTCAAGGCGTGGCAGGATGTACCCGGGATGCAGGATCTCAACGGCGAGTTCTGGCTGACCCCTACGGGAGGCAGTGCCAGGCTGGCGCTCGCCAAGGACACGCTGGATCCGGCCCGCCACTTCAAGGAGCCGATCCCGGTTGATAATTTCTCGGCCCGTCTCGACTGGTGGCGCGAGACGCAAGGCTGGGTGATTTACGGGCAGGATATCGCGCTGGATAACCCGGATCTGACCCTCGCCAGCCGCTTTCGCCTCGATCTGTTCGAGCACCCTTTCCTCGTGCTGACCGGCCGCATCGATGTCAAGAATGCGGGTCATGCCTATCGCTACTTCCCGCTGCAGGTGATGGACAAGGAGCTGGTTGATTACCTGAGTGGTGCCATCAAGGGGGGCAGGGCCAAAGGGGCCGACCTGCTCTGGTATGGCGAGTTCAGGG includes:
- a CDS encoding DUF6701 domain-containing protein, with the translated sequence MMRWLWALVFFTSQVWAFDPIDTGLLFPAVVQGHHGNNSDACHQVNGYQLTQFNNAKINGTGGQQINFCSIQPDPNNTPRCDDGAGGYKVCSITGSDIRGLALNGNNAFLATTSNTSQSCFSGSQTASSAAYGSMTVENCIMTFPSRSTYQIRNLTVRNNATLVLGDGDYFIDKLAIDNGTIRLSGSGTTRIFVNQDVTLLNTVSINANNQGSLIWVNYNNMVIDNATTFYGYLYTDGLLTMNNSATIYGRVTAGYLKMDAQSSINQAVLAPMLTCFADGFDSAQINPDNWVVAQRNSSTLPSVQNGRLRLTQNVTNQATSATFQRLFPGAGNLVTVEFDQYAYKTSGTSGADGMAVVLSDATLTPQPGAFGGPLGYGYKTGFSGFAGGWLGVGLDEYGNYANEGGDYNPGSRPQAVSIRGSGSGYSGYRYLSGTSSYLSPSVDSGTNSNRSHRYRITVDSRTSGQSLVKVERDTGGGYNTLISPINMLSQTGQTAVPSNFLLSLTGSTGSVTNYHEIDNFQICALRSNPIGVQIDHFQLDHSGQPLTCNPETVTVKACADAACSTLIQDPVTATLSLTPTSASNGWIGGNTVTFSGGSTTVQLRNNTTTAVTIGVSGSNPTTKPFSTTLCKAGAGAPSAAACTLNFADSGFFFDVPDTYSNQPQTVTIKAVKKSDVTKLCVPGFASQTKSVKFWSSYISPTSNPYSSKMSVNNSVIGASQGAATPLSLAFDSQGQSTITVNYPDAGKVQLDARYDGTGNEAGLVMLGADQFVARPVGLCITPPQGVCAAGDSSCPVFKKAGETFQIDIKAMAWESANDGDICVGNQTTPNFVLSGIGLGSTLVAPSPGSNAALGITTYNHVAATNSVNTIGQTVSEVGVFGMTATPPKATPPEGSAVSTGYFGYTIPPASSLPVGRFVPWDYSLSNGFITPACNAFTYMSQPFASGFVLTARNLQKGTTQNYKGAFAKGVAEMVAANALDGVARDQRITLSPSLSWASGVASINQQSPFGLNTRFDRATSPEAPFATLSFGIKVDDKDGGNTLLANPNMNTAVAGACSGAGCNAVLLGTQKLLYGRLMAGTAAGLASADLPVPLQLQYYEAGNWVLNKLDQCTLLSLAGQGIAFLNPSHSFDATTSSLNLGTGRTIKLGLGSTLPGAMSGTAKDGEILFQFARPGIAVRIPYKVNLAKQPSSPLWLSDPLTLQGEAIFGSTRGNDRIIYRREILR
- a CDS encoding rod shape-determining protein, which encodes MFKKLRGVFSNDLSIDLGTANTLIYVKDQGIVLNEPSVVAIRQERGNAKSVAAVGHAAKQMLGRTPGNISAIRPMKDGVIADFYVTEKMLQHFIKQVHDNNYFRPSPRVLVCVPCGSTQVERRAIKESALGAGAREVYLIDEPMAAAIGAGLPVSEATGSMVVDIGGGTTEVAIISLNGVVYSQSVRIGGDKFDEAIISYVRRNYGSLIGEATAERIKHEIGSAYPGEEVREIEVRGRNLAEGVPRSFTLNSNEILEALQEPLSGIVAAVMVALEQSPPELASDISERGMVLTGGGALLKDIDRLLMEETGIPVVVAEDPLTCVARGGGKALELIDMHGGDLFHYE
- the mreD gene encoding rod shape-determining protein MreD, with the protein product MLQPASGRIWIWISILLALSLSILPLPFEFDPFRPDWLAMVLIYWALALPHRTNVGTAWVAGLLLDVLLGSTLGVRAMAMAITTYLAAFQFQKIRNFSLWQQALIIGCLSLVGKLTVFWAEHLFSRASLNFAYFWSTLTTMLIWPWVFLVLRKVRRRFNIR
- a CDS encoding Maf family protein — its product is MSKNNELQLYLASGSPRRRELLTQLGYRFEVLKLDVPEQREEGEKAQDYVCRLARDKAMAGVAIAPDALPVLGADTIVVLGDRVLEKPSDLLDAKDMLEALSGKVHQVMTAVALASKDRCDVRLVTTNVAFRKLDEAEIEAYWQTGEPCDKAGAYGIQGIAGKFVSRIEGSYSAVVGLPLLETDLLIKHHLEQLR
- the rng gene encoding ribonuclease G, whose protein sequence is MSVELLVNVTPSETRVALVENGLLQEVHVERQAKRGIVGNIYKGKISRVLPGMQAAFVDIGMDKAAFLHASDIVPHTECVAVKEKEQFQVGNIAELVRQGQDIMVQVVKDPLGTKGARLTTDITLPSRYLVFMPGSAHVGVSQRIESEAERERLKRTVAGYVDELGGYIIRTAAEGVGEQELEQDAAFLKRLWRKILERKQKYPPCKILYEDPSLAFRVVRDFVGAELDKIRVDSRQSFDQLKRFTEEYVPELASKLEYYPGESPIFDLYDVENEIQRALERKVELKSGGYLIIDQTEAMTTVDINTGAFVGHRNLEETIFNTNVEATAAIARHLRLRNLGGIIIIDFIDMQSEDHRRRVLHSLEQALSKDRAKTNVNGFSQLGLVEMTRKRTRESLEHVLCSECPECKGRGRVKTVESVCFEILREIIRVNRAYDADQFTVYAAPAVADYLHGEESHSLAELEVFIGKQVRVVSEPLCGQEQFDVVMM